Below is a window of Fervidobacterium pennivorans DSM 9078 DNA.
GCATAAAAATGGGAGAAGAGCCCGGGTTGAAATCAGAGCCAAGAGCCACTGGTATACCTGCATCGATGAGTTCTCTTGCCGGTGCAAACGGTTCTCCGAGATAAAAGCTCGTATTTGGTATTAGTGTAACGATAGTCTGGCTTTTTGCTATTTCTTGGATATCCTCTTTTGCAACTTTCAAAACATGGTCAACACTCACAGCATTGAGTCGAGCACCAAACTTAGCAGCCCCAACATTTTCTATTTCGTCAGCATGCAACCGAACTTTAAACCCAAGTGATTTAGCAAAATTAAAGAACTCTTCAAGCTCCTCTGGAAGGTATGCACCTTTATCGCAGAACACATCAACAAAATCAGCAAGGTTCTTTTCCGAAATATCTTTGAGTAATTCTTTCATTTCGGCAATGTAATCTGTGACAGATTTATCCTTTGGTCTTGCGTGTAACCCGAGGAACGTAGCTATAATCTTGTTTGGAAGCGTATCTCTGAGTCGTCTTATTACTCTCAGCTGCTTCATTTCGTTTTCCTTATCTAGTCCGTAGCCGCTTTTGCATTCAATTCCGACTACACCGTGCTTTGTGAATTCTTTAATATATCGAGCAGAAACATTGTAAAGTTCATCTTCGCTGGTTTGTTTTACTAAAGTCGAAGTATAATGTATGCCTCCGCCAGCCTGCAAAATCTCAAGGTAGGTTTTCCCACGAGCCCGCATGTAAAACTCTTTTGCGCGGGAACCAACGAAAGGGATGTGGGTATGAGCGT
It encodes the following:
- the hutI gene encoding imidazolonepropionase — its product is MSNAEKFIIHAERILTPTFEPPVRGLDMKRVEEYLDKDIVIEDGKIKDIRPHKSADIKARLVTPGLFDAHTHIPFVGSRAKEFYMRARGKTYLEILQAGGGIHYTSTLVKQTSEDELYNVSARYIKEFTKHGVVGIECKSGYGLDKENEMKQLRVIRRLRDTLPNKIIATFLGLHARPKDKSVTDYIAEMKELLKDISEKNLADFVDVFCDKGAYLPEELEEFFNFAKSLGFKVRLHADEIENVGAAKFGARLNAVSVDHVLKVAKEDIQEIAKSQTIVTLIPNTSFYLGEPFAPARELIDAGIPVALGSDFNPGSSPIFMPSFVMHLAIRFLKMEPEEILTAYTVNSAYLLGFTSGIVRPGYPADLVLWKTSEFLDIPYMWQENFVEHVFIDGRMVL